The following are from one region of the Vibrio hyugaensis genome:
- a CDS encoding RNA polymerase sigma factor has translation MMSESPQKLGRSDWNEYMDKVKARDKNAFEFVFRFYAPKLKQFAYKHVGNEQVALEMVQETMATVWQKAHLYDGTKSALSTWIYTIIRNLCFDLLRKQKGKDLHIHSDDIWPSDYYPPDLVDHYSPEQDMLKDQVVKFLDILPKNQREVLQAVYLQELPHQQVAELFDIPLGTVKSRLRLAVEKLRHSMHTEQL, from the coding sequence ATGATGAGTGAAAGCCCACAGAAACTTGGGCGTAGCGATTGGAATGAATACATGGACAAGGTGAAGGCGCGGGATAAAAATGCGTTCGAATTTGTCTTTCGTTTTTATGCGCCTAAGTTGAAACAGTTCGCCTACAAACATGTTGGAAACGAGCAAGTTGCTTTGGAGATGGTACAAGAGACCATGGCAACCGTTTGGCAAAAAGCCCATTTGTACGATGGTACAAAGAGTGCGTTATCCACATGGATCTACACCATAATTCGTAATCTCTGTTTTGATTTGCTGAGAAAGCAGAAAGGCAAAGACTTACACATTCATTCTGACGACATTTGGCCTTCAGATTACTATCCGCCTGATTTGGTTGACCATTACTCACCAGAGCAAGACATGCTCAAAGATCAGGTAGTCAAATTTTTAGACATACTGCCGAAAAACCAAAGAGAAGTACTCCAAGCGGTGTACCTTCAAGAACTGCCGCACCAACAGGTCGCTGAATTGTTCGACATACCTTTGGGCACTGTGAAATCTCGATTGAGGTTAGCGGTTGAAAAACTGAGGCATTCGATGCATACGGAGCAATTATGA
- a CDS encoding ChrR family anti-sigma-E factor has protein sequence MNKHPDNNLLEAYASGSIDAVSGLVVATHLETCSKCRAYVNQLEAAQADVVIESSVMEYDVEFDSMFNDIITAEPKSDSIIIKDVARVAVAGKDFKLPKTLSRFSDLVGEWKSYGGKVYSAQIDLGEDARVNLMYISEDVRIPQHTHKGQESTLVLHGGFSDEDGHYEVGDVLVRDASVKHSPFTKAGEDCLCLTVLTEPMIFTQGVARIFNLFGKGMYP, from the coding sequence ATGAACAAACATCCAGATAACAACTTGTTAGAGGCTTACGCTTCAGGAAGCATTGATGCAGTTTCTGGTTTGGTGGTTGCCACTCACCTAGAAACCTGTTCAAAATGTCGGGCGTATGTAAACCAGTTAGAAGCGGCGCAGGCCGACGTAGTAATAGAAAGCTCGGTGATGGAATATGATGTCGAGTTCGACAGCATGTTCAATGACATCATCACCGCTGAGCCAAAATCAGACAGCATTATCATAAAAGATGTTGCGCGAGTTGCCGTGGCTGGCAAAGATTTTAAGTTGCCGAAAACGTTGAGTCGTTTTTCTGATTTAGTCGGTGAATGGAAGAGTTACGGTGGTAAAGTCTACAGCGCACAGATTGATTTGGGCGAAGATGCACGTGTCAATCTTATGTACATAAGTGAAGACGTGAGAATTCCTCAGCATACACATAAAGGGCAAGAGTCAACATTGGTTCTGCACGGTGGATTTAGTGATGAAGATGGTCACTACGAAGTGGGTGATGTACTTGTTAGAGATGCGTCTGTTAAACACAGCCCATTTACTAAAGCAGGTGAAGACTGTTTATGTTTAACCGTACTCACCGAGCCGATGATATTTACACAAGGCGTAGCAAGAATCTTTAACTTGTTTGGTAAAGGCATGTACCCTTAA
- a CDS encoding AmpG family muropeptide MFS transporter, whose product MSSLPSITWLETVKSYLDKRLLWVFMLGCSSGFPWVLIGSNMSGWLKDAGLTLSAIGYFGSVFAVYAINFMWAPLVDRLKLPILHRLLGQRRSWIFLCQSIVLVATLFIAGVNPAENLVLASLLALCIATASATQDIAIDAFRIDTFPKTEESKLPQASAMAVIGWWTGYSLPGYLAFINADSIGWNGVYYGMAFIVILLMIFTLLVGEPKTQREQLQSEAEQRHKEVVGSKVVAWFTVTVVEPFLDFFNRNGVRVAITLLLFVFLFKIGEAFLGRMSIAFYKEIGFSNEQIGYYSKLIGWGATMLFTFVGSMFNVKFGIVRGLMIGGIAMAASNLMFAWIAKVGPNEHLYLATIIVDNFTTAFSTVAFVSFLTILTGQAFSATQYALLASLGNFGRTTLASFSGELVDYLNDWTTFFILTALMVVPSLIMLYSLRHYFTELLEKARQRD is encoded by the coding sequence ATGTCTTCATTACCTTCCATCACTTGGTTGGAAACGGTAAAAAGTTACCTCGATAAACGCCTACTTTGGGTTTTCATGCTGGGTTGTTCCAGTGGTTTCCCTTGGGTCCTTATCGGATCCAATATGTCTGGCTGGCTAAAAGATGCGGGCCTGACGCTTTCTGCTATCGGTTACTTTGGTAGCGTGTTCGCGGTTTACGCGATCAATTTTATGTGGGCACCTCTGGTAGACCGACTTAAACTGCCCATTTTGCATCGTTTACTTGGGCAACGTCGAAGCTGGATATTCCTTTGCCAAAGTATCGTGTTAGTAGCGACACTGTTTATTGCCGGTGTAAACCCTGCCGAGAATCTTGTGTTGGCATCATTACTAGCACTCTGCATTGCGACCGCTTCTGCGACACAAGATATTGCTATTGATGCTTTCCGCATCGATACCTTCCCAAAAACAGAAGAATCTAAACTGCCACAAGCTTCTGCTATGGCGGTGATTGGTTGGTGGACGGGTTACTCACTCCCTGGGTATCTAGCCTTTATCAATGCAGACAGTATCGGTTGGAATGGTGTCTACTACGGAATGGCGTTTATTGTCATTTTACTGATGATTTTTACGCTGTTGGTCGGTGAACCGAAAACCCAACGAGAGCAACTTCAATCTGAAGCTGAGCAACGCCATAAAGAAGTGGTGGGTTCTAAAGTAGTAGCTTGGTTTACCGTAACGGTTGTAGAGCCCTTCTTAGACTTCTTTAACCGAAATGGTGTTCGCGTCGCTATCACGCTATTGCTGTTTGTTTTCTTATTTAAGATTGGTGAAGCTTTCTTAGGTCGAATGTCGATTGCCTTCTACAAAGAAATTGGATTTAGCAATGAACAAATTGGCTATTACTCCAAATTGATTGGTTGGGGCGCAACCATGTTGTTCACCTTTGTCGGCAGTATGTTTAATGTGAAGTTTGGTATCGTACGCGGCTTAATGATAGGTGGTATCGCAATGGCAGCAAGTAACCTGATGTTTGCTTGGATTGCGAAAGTGGGTCCAAACGAGCATCTTTACTTGGCAACGATCATTGTCGACAACTTTACAACGGCATTCTCGACCGTTGCATTTGTGTCCTTCTTGACTATCTTAACCGGACAAGCCTTCTCGGCAACTCAATACGCCTTGCTTGCATCTCTTGGCAACTTTGGTCGCACTACCCTCGCCTCTTTCAGCGGGGAACTGGTGGATTATCTCAATGATTGGACGACTTTCTTCATACTAACCGCATTGATGGTTGTGCCTAGTTTGATCATGCTTTATTCACTCAGACACTACTTTACTGAGCTACTCGAGAAAGCAAGGCAAAGAGATTAA
- a CDS encoding peptidylprolyl isomerase: MLRKAILSLALLSCSVFAGPKVAFETTLGNFTVELNEEKAPITVANFLKYVEDGSYEGTIFHRVIPGFMAQGGGFNQDMQMQKTYAPIKNEGNNGLNNDRATIAMARTNAPDSATRQFFINLVDNDFLNYGARPPGYAVFGEVTEGFDVIQNMAKQPTKSIGRMRDVPETQIVITKATLLK; encoded by the coding sequence ATGTTACGCAAAGCGATTCTTTCTTTGGCACTATTAAGTTGCAGTGTTTTTGCAGGCCCTAAAGTGGCGTTTGAAACAACACTAGGTAACTTTACTGTTGAGCTTAATGAAGAGAAAGCACCTATTACTGTCGCTAACTTCCTTAAATACGTGGAAGATGGCAGTTACGAAGGTACCATTTTCCACCGTGTTATCCCTGGTTTTATGGCGCAAGGTGGCGGCTTCAACCAAGACATGCAGATGCAAAAAACTTACGCGCCAATCAAGAACGAGGGTAACAACGGTTTGAACAACGACCGAGCAACGATCGCTATGGCTCGTACAAACGCACCTGATTCTGCAACACGTCAGTTCTTTATTAACCTCGTCGACAATGACTTCTTAAACTATGGTGCTCGCCCACCTGGTTATGCGGTATTTGGAGAAGTGACGGAAGGTTTTGACGTCATTCAGAATATGGCGAAGCAGCCAACCAAGTCTATCGGTCGCATGCGCGATGTCCCAGAGACGCAAATCGTCATTACCAAAGCAACTCTACTCAAGTAG
- a CDS encoding YajG family lipoprotein: protein MRKLVLAASVALLAACSAPQQPQLNLQAESTLSTNPIVQGKTYSLTSKDVRAAQYVALVDNGRSNILPIHAKQNLRISLEEALEKQFSSQGFHSDLNSDNSIQLEVQEALVNVKHSVMENEMDAKVILEITAETPQGKLVKTYTGTAKRSGTLSASDSDIEQTLNDVVALTLKEIANDPELRQYMQERF from the coding sequence ATGAGAAAACTGGTACTCGCGGCTTCGGTTGCCTTGCTTGCTGCATGTTCAGCGCCACAACAACCACAACTGAACCTACAGGCTGAATCGACACTAAGCACTAACCCGATCGTGCAAGGTAAGACGTACAGCTTAACCAGTAAAGACGTTCGTGCAGCGCAATACGTTGCACTTGTCGATAACGGACGCTCTAACATTCTGCCAATCCATGCCAAGCAAAACCTACGTATTTCGCTAGAAGAGGCGCTAGAGAAACAGTTCTCTTCTCAAGGTTTTCACTCGGATTTAAACAGCGATAATTCTATTCAATTAGAAGTACAAGAAGCGCTAGTCAACGTTAAACATTCTGTGATGGAAAACGAGATGGACGCGAAAGTGATTCTTGAAATCACCGCAGAAACTCCGCAAGGCAAGCTAGTTAAGACCTATACTGGTACAGCTAAACGCTCAGGCACACTTAGCGCTTCAGACTCAGACATTGAACAAACATTGAATGATGTCGTGGCTTTAACTCTGAAGGAAATCGCAAACGATCCTGAGCTTCGTCAATACATGCAGGAGCGATTCTAA
- a CDS encoding methyltransferase gives MKTELNLHERSLSLHRFPKRSNETLQAWDAGDEYLINHVEELAIPDNQNIVVINDSFGALACWFSDNHNVTLMSDSFISHKGAQQNLEDNQCKPVAFLTTMDDIPENTDLVLMQLPKSNRHLVWLLSQLRKTLPDSCPIIAVNKAKEIHTSTLKLFEKHLGETKTSLAWKKHRLVFSNANALPVIEVDPMTVWGVDGENIQLKNLPNVYSGESLDLGARFMLQHLPQDPTLKHIIDLGCGNGVLSVKMGQLNPQARLTSVDESFMAIESAKQNLVDNLGKTYDIQCIANNCLDGFNPDSADMVMCNPPFHQQQAVTDHIAWQMFCDSKQILNKGGKLLVIGNRHLGYDAKLKRLFGDKNVKLVASNSKFVILQATKDPAKLGAKQ, from the coding sequence ATGAAAACCGAACTGAATCTTCACGAGAGAAGCCTATCGCTTCATCGTTTCCCTAAGCGCTCTAACGAGACTCTTCAAGCATGGGATGCGGGGGATGAGTACCTCATCAATCACGTGGAAGAGTTAGCAATACCAGATAACCAAAACATTGTTGTTATTAACGATAGCTTCGGCGCTTTGGCATGTTGGTTTTCGGACAATCACAATGTCACCCTCATGAGTGACTCCTTCATCTCACACAAGGGCGCACAGCAAAACCTCGAAGATAACCAATGTAAGCCAGTCGCCTTTCTCACTACGATGGACGATATTCCTGAGAATACAGACTTGGTCTTGATGCAATTGCCAAAAAGTAATCGCCACCTAGTTTGGTTATTAAGTCAACTACGTAAAACGCTCCCTGACTCTTGCCCAATTATTGCCGTCAACAAAGCAAAAGAGATTCACACTTCAACACTTAAATTGTTTGAAAAACACTTAGGTGAGACGAAAACGTCTCTCGCGTGGAAAAAACATCGTTTGGTGTTTTCTAATGCTAATGCACTGCCAGTCATAGAAGTCGATCCGATGACCGTTTGGGGAGTAGACGGAGAAAACATTCAACTGAAAAATCTACCAAATGTTTACTCAGGCGAAAGTCTGGACTTAGGTGCACGTTTTATGCTTCAACACCTACCTCAAGATCCAACGTTGAAACACATCATCGACCTCGGCTGTGGCAACGGTGTGCTATCAGTGAAAATGGGGCAATTGAACCCTCAAGCCCGCCTAACGAGTGTGGATGAAAGCTTTATGGCTATCGAGTCAGCTAAACAAAACTTAGTTGATAACCTAGGCAAAACTTACGACATTCAATGCATTGCAAATAACTGTTTGGATGGCTTTAACCCTGATAGTGCTGACATGGTGATGTGTAACCCGCCATTCCACCAACAACAAGCGGTAACCGATCATATCGCTTGGCAGATGTTCTGCGACTCTAAACAAATTTTGAACAAAGGTGGCAAGTTACTAGTCATAGGTAACCGTCACCTTGGTTACGATGCGAAGCTAAAACGTCTGTTTGGCGACAAAAATGTGAAACTAGTCGCTTCTAACAGTAAGTTCGTGATTTTACAGGCAACAAAAGATCCTGCTAAATTAGGCGCAAAGCAATAA
- the bolA gene encoding transcriptional regulator BolA has product MIQEIIEKKLHSELQPNYLKVINESYMHNVPPGSESHFKVIVVSDAFAGQRLIGRHRQVHTVLADELDNHIHALAIHTYTNEEWKQEQDGAPDSPMCMGGGR; this is encoded by the coding sequence ATGATCCAAGAAATCATAGAAAAGAAACTGCATAGTGAGTTGCAACCTAATTATTTGAAAGTGATCAATGAGAGTTACATGCACAACGTTCCACCGGGTTCAGAAAGTCACTTTAAAGTGATAGTGGTCAGTGATGCATTCGCTGGTCAGCGCCTCATTGGGCGTCACCGTCAAGTACACACTGTACTGGCTGATGAACTTGATAATCACATTCACGCATTGGCGATTCACACCTACACCAATGAAGAGTGGAAACAAGAGCAAGACGGTGCGCCAGATAGTCCGATGTGTATGGGTGGCGGTCGTTAG
- a CDS encoding Na(+)-translocating NADH-quinone reductase subunit A, which translates to MITIKKGLDLPIAGTPSQVINDGKTIKKVALLGEEYVGMRPTMHVRVGDEVKKAQVLFEDKKNPGVKFTAPAAGKVIEVNRGAKRVLQSVVIEVAGEEQVTFDKFEAAQLANLDREAIKTQLVDSGLWTALRTRPFSKVPAIDSNSKAIFVTAMDTNPLAAQPELIINEQQEAFVAGLDILSALTEDKVYVCKSGTSLPRSSQSNVEEHVFDGPHPAGLAGTHMHFLYPVNAQNVAWSINYQDVIAFGKLFLTGELYTDRVVSLAGPVVNNPRLLRTVVGASLEDLTDSELMPGEVRVISGSVLSGTHASGPHAYLGRYHQQVSVLREGREKELFGWAVPGKNKFSITKSFLGHIFKGQLFNMTTTTNGSDRAMVPIGNYERVMPLDMEPTLLLRDLCAGDTDSAQTLGALELDEEDLALCTFVCPGKYEYGLLLRECLDTIVKEG; encoded by the coding sequence ATGATTACAATAAAGAAGGGCTTGGATCTTCCTATCGCAGGAACTCCATCCCAGGTGATTAATGATGGTAAGACCATCAAAAAAGTCGCCTTGCTTGGCGAAGAGTACGTTGGCATGCGTCCTACCATGCATGTCCGCGTTGGTGATGAAGTGAAAAAAGCGCAAGTTCTTTTTGAAGACAAAAAGAACCCTGGCGTTAAGTTCACAGCACCAGCAGCCGGTAAAGTGATCGAAGTTAACCGTGGCGCTAAGCGTGTTCTCCAATCTGTAGTGATTGAAGTGGCAGGCGAAGAGCAGGTAACATTTGATAAGTTCGAAGCAGCTCAACTAGCAAATCTAGATCGTGAAGCGATCAAGACTCAACTGGTTGATTCTGGCCTTTGGACCGCTTTACGTACTCGTCCGTTTAGCAAGGTTCCAGCAATCGATTCAAATTCTAAGGCTATCTTTGTAACTGCAATGGATACTAATCCACTAGCAGCTCAGCCTGAGTTGATCATTAATGAACAACAAGAAGCATTCGTTGCAGGTCTAGACATTCTTTCAGCCCTGACAGAAGACAAGGTTTACGTATGTAAATCTGGCACTAGTTTGCCACGCTCTTCTCAGTCTAACGTAGAAGAACACGTCTTCGATGGCCCTCACCCAGCAGGTCTTGCTGGCACCCACATGCATTTCCTATACCCAGTAAATGCACAAAACGTGGCTTGGAGCATCAACTACCAAGACGTTATCGCGTTCGGTAAGTTATTCCTTACTGGTGAGCTATACACAGATCGTGTTGTATCTCTTGCTGGTCCTGTAGTGAATAACCCACGTCTTCTTCGTACTGTTGTAGGTGCTTCTCTTGAAGACCTAACTGACAGCGAATTGATGCCAGGTGAAGTTCGTGTGATTTCAGGCTCTGTACTTTCAGGTACTCACGCGTCTGGTCCACATGCTTACCTTGGTCGTTACCATCAGCAGGTTTCTGTCCTGCGTGAAGGTCGTGAGAAAGAACTGTTTGGCTGGGCTGTTCCTGGTAAAAACAAATTCTCAATCACGAAATCTTTCCTTGGTCACATCTTTAAAGGTCAGTTGTTCAACATGACAACAACGACTAACGGTAGTGATCGTGCAATGGTTCCAATTGGCAACTACGAACGTGTAATGCCACTTGATATGGAACCTACTTTGCTGCTTCGTGATCTATGTGCAGGCGATACAGACAGTGCTCAAACACTGGGTGCGCTTGAACTGGATGAAGAAGATCTAGCATTGTGCACCTTTGTATGTCCTGGTAAATACGAGTACGGTCTGCTACTTCGTGAATGCCTAGATACCATTGTGAAGGAAGGGTAA
- a CDS encoding NADH:ubiquinone reductase (Na(+)-transporting) subunit B, with protein sequence MLKKFIEDIEHHFEPGGKHEKWFALYEAAATLFYTPGLVTKRSSHVRDSVDLKRIMIMVWFAVFPAMFWGMYNAGGQAIAALNHMYAGDQLATVISGNWHYWLTEMLGGTIGAEAGVGSKMLLGATYFLPIYATVFIVGGFWEVLFCMVRKHEVNEGFFVTSILFALIVPPTLPLWQAALGITFGVVVAKEIFGGTGRNFLNPALAGRAFLFFAYPAQISGDVVWTAADGFSGATALSQWAHGGSGALINNITGAPITWMDAFIGNIPGSIGEVSTLALMIGAAMIVYMRIASWRIIAGVMIGMIAVSTLFNVIGSDTNPMFNMPWHWHLVLGGFAFGMFFMATDPVSASFTNGGKWWYGILIGAMCVMIRVVNPAYPEGMMLAILFANLFAPLFDHVVIEKNIKRRLARYGK encoded by the coding sequence ATGCTTAAGAAATTCATAGAGGATATCGAGCATCATTTTGAACCAGGCGGCAAACACGAAAAATGGTTTGCACTGTACGAAGCAGCGGCAACGCTTTTCTACACGCCAGGTCTAGTAACAAAACGTAGCTCGCACGTCCGTGATAGCGTTGACTTAAAACGTATCATGATCATGGTTTGGTTCGCGGTATTCCCAGCAATGTTCTGGGGTATGTACAACGCGGGTGGCCAAGCTATCGCAGCACTTAACCACATGTACGCTGGTGATCAACTAGCGACAGTTATCTCTGGTAACTGGCACTACTGGCTAACAGAAATGCTTGGCGGCACCATAGGTGCTGAAGCAGGTGTTGGCAGTAAAATGCTACTAGGTGCGACTTACTTCCTACCAATCTACGCAACAGTATTTATTGTTGGTGGTTTCTGGGAAGTGCTTTTCTGTATGGTGCGTAAGCACGAAGTTAACGAAGGTTTCTTTGTAACTTCTATTCTATTCGCACTTATCGTTCCACCAACGCTACCTCTATGGCAAGCGGCACTAGGTATCACATTTGGTGTTGTTGTAGCTAAAGAGATCTTCGGTGGTACTGGTCGTAACTTCCTTAACCCTGCACTTGCAGGCCGTGCGTTTCTATTCTTCGCTTACCCAGCTCAAATCTCGGGTGACGTAGTATGGACAGCAGCTGACGGCTTCTCTGGTGCAACTGCTCTTAGCCAATGGGCTCACGGCGGTAGCGGCGCGTTGATCAACAACATCACTGGCGCTCCTATCACTTGGATGGATGCTTTCATCGGTAACATCCCAGGTTCAATTGGTGAAGTATCGACTCTAGCTCTAATGATCGGTGCAGCGATGATCGTATACATGCGAATCGCTTCATGGCGCATCATTGCGGGTGTAATGATCGGTATGATTGCAGTGTCTACGTTGTTCAACGTGATTGGCTCTGACACCAACCCAATGTTCAACATGCCTTGGCACTGGCACCTAGTTCTAGGTGGTTTTGCATTCGGTATGTTCTTCATGGCGACGGACCCAGTATCAGCTTCATTTACCAACGGTGGTAAGTGGTGGTACGGCATCCTTATCGGTGCAATGTGTGTGATGATCCGTGTAGTTAACCCAGCGTACCCAGAAGGTATGATGCTGGCGATTCTATTCGCGAACCTATTCGCACCTCTGTTCGACCATGTAGTTATCGAGAAGAACATCAAGCGGAGACTAGCACGCTATGGCAAGTAA
- a CDS encoding Na(+)-translocating NADH-quinone reductase subunit C, with product MASNNDSIKKTLGVVIGLSLVCSIIVSTAAVGLRDKQKANAVLDKQSKIVEVAGIEADGKKVPELFAEYIEPRLVDFKTGDFVETAEDGSTAANYDQRKAAKDPAESIKLTADEDKAKILRRANTGIVYLVKSGDEVSKVIIPVHGTGLWSMMYAFVAVETDGDTVSGITYYEQGETPGLGGEVENPAWRAQFVGKKLFDENHKPAIKIVKGGAPEGSEHGVDGLSGATLTGNGVQGTFDFWLGDMGFGPFLAKVRDGGLN from the coding sequence ATGGCAAGTAATAACGACAGCATTAAAAAGACGCTGGGTGTTGTTATCGGGTTGAGCCTTGTTTGTTCAATCATCGTATCAACAGCGGCAGTAGGCCTGCGTGATAAGCAAAAAGCTAACGCTGTCCTAGATAAGCAATCAAAGATTGTAGAAGTTGCTGGCATTGAAGCTGACGGTAAAAAAGTACCTGAGCTATTTGCTGAGTACATTGAACCTCGTCTAGTTGACTTCAAAACAGGTGATTTTGTCGAGACTGCAGAAGACGGTTCTACAGCAGCTAACTATGACCAACGTAAAGCAGCGAAAGATCCAGCAGAGTCTATCAAGCTAACAGCTGATGAAGACAAAGCTAAGATCCTACGTCGTGCTAACACAGGTATCGTTTACCTAGTGAAAAGCGGTGATGAAGTATCTAAAGTTATCATCCCTGTTCACGGTACTGGTCTTTGGTCAATGATGTACGCATTCGTTGCGGTTGAAACTGACGGTGACACTGTGTCTGGTATCACTTACTACGAGCAAGGTGAAACTCCTGGACTTGGTGGTGAAGTAGAGAACCCAGCATGGCGTGCTCAATTCGTTGGCAAGAAACTATTCGACGAGAACCACAAACCAGCAATCAAGATTGTTAAAGGTGGTGCTCCAGAAGGTTCTGAACACGGCGTTGACGGCCTATCTGGTGCGACACTAACTGGTAACGGTGTTCAAGGTACATTCGACTTCTGGTTAGGTGACATGGGCTTTGGTCCTTTCCTAGCAAAAGTTCGTGACGGAGGTCTGAACTAA
- a CDS encoding NADH:ubiquinone reductase (Na(+)-transporting) subunit D — MSSAQNIKKSIMAPVLDNNPIALQVLGVCSALAVTTKLETAFVMTLAVTFVTALSNFSVSLIRNHIPNSVRIIVQMAIIASLVIVVDQVLKAYLYDISKQLSVFVGLIITNCIVMGRAEAFAMKSAPIPSLIDGIGNGLGYGFVLITVGFFRELFGSGKLFGLEVLPLVSNGGWYQPNGLMLLAPSAFFLIGFMIWAIRIIRPEQIEAKE, encoded by the coding sequence ATGTCTAGCGCACAAAACATTAAAAAGAGCATTATGGCGCCGGTGTTGGATAACAACCCAATCGCGCTACAGGTTCTTGGTGTATGTTCTGCTCTTGCAGTAACAACTAAACTAGAAACAGCATTTGTAATGACACTAGCGGTAACATTCGTAACTGCACTGTCAAACTTCTCTGTTTCTTTAATCCGTAACCACATTCCTAACAGTGTGCGTATCATCGTTCAAATGGCGATCATCGCATCTCTAGTAATCGTGGTAGACCAAGTGCTTAAAGCATACCTATACGATATCTCTAAACAGCTATCGGTATTCGTAGGTCTGATCATTACGAACTGTATCGTAATGGGTCGTGCCGAAGCGTTCGCGATGAAGTCTGCGCCAATCCCATCTCTAATCGATGGTATCGGTAACGGTCTTGGTTACGGTTTCGTTCTTATCACTGTTGGTTTCTTCCGCGAGCTATTTGGCTCAGGCAAACTATTTGGCCTAGAAGTACTACCTCTAGTGAGCAACGGTGGTTGGTACCAGCCAAACGGCCTGATGCTACTTGCACCATCAGCATTCTTCTTAATCGGTTTCATGATCTGGGCTATCCGCATTATCAGACCTGAACAAATCGAAGCGAAGGAGTAA
- the nqrE gene encoding NADH:ubiquinone reductase (Na(+)-transporting) subunit E, translating to MEHYISLLVKSIFIENMALSFFLGMCTFLAVSKKVKTSFGLGVAVVVVLTIAVPVNNLVYNLVLKENALVEGVDLSFLNFITFIGVIAALVQILEMVLDRFFPPLYNALGIFLPLITVNCAIFGGVSFMVQRDYNFAESVVYGFGSGVGWMLAIVALAGIREKMKYSDVPPGLRGLGITFITVGLMALGFMSFSGVQL from the coding sequence ATGGAACATTACATCAGTCTGCTAGTTAAATCGATTTTCATCGAAAACATGGCACTGTCTTTCTTCCTAGGTATGTGTACTTTCCTTGCCGTATCTAAGAAAGTTAAGACCTCTTTCGGTCTGGGTGTTGCAGTTGTGGTAGTACTAACTATCGCGGTTCCTGTGAACAACCTAGTTTACAACCTAGTTTTGAAAGAGAACGCGTTAGTTGAGGGCGTAGACCTTAGCTTCCTAAACTTCATCACCTTTATCGGTGTAATTGCGGCACTTGTACAGATTCTAGAGATGGTTCTTGACCGTTTCTTCCCACCTTTGTACAACGCGCTTGGCATCTTCCTACCGCTGATCACAGTAAACTGTGCGATCTTCGGTGGTGTATCTTTCATGGTACAACGTGACTACAACTTTGCTGAATCTGTTGTTTACGGCTTCGGTTCTGGTGTGGGCTGGATGCTAGCAATCGTTGCTCTTGCAGGTATCCGTGAGAAGATGAAGTATTCAGACGTACCTCCTGGTTTACGTGGTCTTGGTATCACGTTCATCACTGTAGGTCTGATGGCGTTAGGCTTCATGTCTTTCTCTGGTGTTCAACTGTAA